Proteins co-encoded in one Lineus longissimus chromosome 11, tnLinLong1.2, whole genome shotgun sequence genomic window:
- the LOC135495245 gene encoding uncharacterized protein LOC135495245, with protein sequence MDKQRLLGPEEERLLTSLVRRKLQSSANKKFLMCKTGGQQMCFNKHIKPRKPTDKVSSPIKRLRSREIEKTRKFVSGGKSLLQLGRELRVKNKISKQLILDHAGLKVAKLERHQQLAMKSTVGLSWRQLRKLKKFFKAIGVKYEGEGAARDLKKSLVGDNIRAEMVFFQVRDDHSSDSIGGYTLRKAPYAYAVSLENLVCDHVDAHLKLGNLRWHGNMPKDEIWLKIGGDKGGDTVKLEFQIANVENPNAAANTIVYCYYEGSDSYTNLQIAFDRFKEDVKNLRLSAWNDKEIRMFLFGDYEFLTKVYGLSGASGRHPCLWCEVSSQEMQTPLGARGHAAKRSKHTLTRDHRRFLNEGKGMIKDAKNYNNVINEKLIGIRLNQVRDQGHAAKRSKHTLTRDHRRFLNEGKGMIKDAKNYNNVINEKLIGIRLNQVCVPYLHILLGVVKKHHEMLEEECHTLDLLIAEDQARHGGLTNEEGLYATYVESVRRLQKLESRISRKKAVLEQYDENTTIGQLAQQTGDKRSLEKRIEKLEKEKTDLQKTAVLHKGTGKVASELDVVLNRHNICRQVYRGKSFIGNHCAHCLKVSPSHYQMDLNFLHSLI encoded by the exons ATGGACAAGCAAAGACTACTAGGTCCGGAGGAAGAACGCCTGTTGACTAGCCTTGTCCGCAGGAAACTCCAGTCATCTGCCAACAAGAAATTTCTAATGTGTAAAACTGGAGGCCAG CAGATGTGTTTTAACAAACACATCAAACCTCGCAAGCCAACTGACAAGGTATCTTCTCCTATAAAACGTTTGCGATCAAGAGAGATTGAAAAAACACGCAAGTTCGTCAGTGGAGGGAAGTCTCTTCTGCAACTTGGAAGAGAGCTCCGTGTCAAGAACAAAATATCGAAGCAGCTAATACTAGACCATGCAGGACTTAAAGTCGCCAAATTGGAAAGACATCAGCAATTGGCAATGAAATCGACGGTTGGTCTTTCTTGGAGACAGTTAAGAAAGTTAAAAAA GTTTTTCAAAGCAATAGGGGTCAAATATGAAGGCGAAGGGGCGGCAAGAGATTTAAAGAAATCACTTGTAGGTGACAACATCCGTGCAGAGATGGTTTTTTTCCAAGTGAGAGATGACCATTCTTCCGACAGCATTGGTGGTTACACCCTAAGGAAGGCTCCATATGCATATGCAGTTAGCCTGGAAAACTTGGTCTGTGATCACGTGGATGCCCATCTTAA GCTTGGTAATTTGAGGTGGCATGGAAACATGCCAAAAGATGAGATTTGGTTAAAGATTGGCGGTGACAAGGGAGGGGACACAGTCAAGCTAGAGTTCCAAATAGCAAATGTGGAGAACCCAAATGCTGCTGCAAATACAATTGTATATTGCTATTATGAAGGCAGCGACAGTTACACGAACTTGCAGATAGCCTTTGACAGGTTCAAGGAAGACGTAAAAAATCTGCGACTCTCTGCATGGAA CGACAAGGAAATCAGAATGTTCCTTTTTGGCGACTACGAGTTTTTAACTAAGGTTTACGGGCTAAGCGGAGCATCTG GTCGTCATCCCTGCCTTTGGTGTGAAGTGTCCAGTCAGGAGATGCAAACTCCGTTGGGTGCAAGAGGACATGCAGCAAAACGATCAAAGCACACATTAACTCGTGATCACCGTCGATTCTTGAATGAAGGAAAGGGGATGATAAAAGATGCCAAAAACTACAACAATGTCATCAATGAAAAACTAATTGGTATTCGTTTAAaccaggtaagggatca AGGACATGCAGCAAAACGATCAAAGCACACATTAACTCGTGATCACCGTCGATTCTTGAATGAAGGAAAGGGGATGATAAAAGATGCCAAAAACTACAACAATGTCATCAATGAAAAACTAATTGGTATTCGTTTAAaccag GTGTGTGTCCCCTACCTCCACATTCTGCTGGGTGTTGTTAAGAAGCACCATGAAATGCTAGAAGAGGAATGCCACACCCTCGATCTGCTAATTGCAGAAGACCAGGCCAGGCATGGTGGTCTTACCAATGAGGAAGGCCTTTATGCCACCTATGTTGAGAGCGTAAGGCGCTTACAGAAATTAGAAAGCAGAATCAGCCGGAAGAAAGCTGTTCTTGAACAGTATGATGAGAATACCACAATAGGACAGCTTGCTCAGCAAACTGGAGACAAAAGATCATTAGAAAAAAGAATAGAAAAGCTT gaaaaagaaAAGACAGACTTGCAAAAAACTGCTGTGTTACATAAAGGAACAGGGAAGGTGGCATCAGAGCTGGATGTCGTGCTGAACCGACACAATATCTGCAGACAAGTCTATCGTGGGAAAAGCTTCATTGGAAATCACTGCGCACATTGCCTCAAGGTAAGCCCATCACACTATCAAATGGATTTAAATTTCTTACACTCCTTAATATAA
- the LOC135495246 gene encoding uncharacterized protein LOC135495246, translated as MRLRSWITLYRRYKANKDVDTVPDEGSDRLSERRKEELHWIQWAQEKHFQKEIQKLKAGESVEKTSVIVQLNPYWDKRSQVIRVGGRLNYAPLPEEVKHPIVLPTHNSFVKMIVMHYHKITLHPGAAQTLASLRNRYWIVHGKQEVRRILNTCKTCREPLKIDQRMAPLPEERISIAPAFTNVGVDFAGPLFVRVTVGGESTSKVYICLFSCMVTRAIHLELVETLTTEQFMLALRRMMSRRGRCRMMLSDNAKTFKKASDIVQKIFKKQDDVRDKLEQEGIRWKFITERAPWHGGFYERMVGSVKRPLKKVLGKSKLTQIELMTVLTEVEAMVNSRPLTMVSSDTEDWLPLTPGHLAIGRTPQSLPEVDKVTAQTTLGKRWRYQQSLMKQFWNRWTTEYLLQLQQMRKWTDVRDNLQVGDVVFLAEEGMRKGDWTLAKVEELHPGRDNLVRSVTVRTAAGLRRRPVQKLRLLEPVDNQ; from the coding sequence ATGAGATTGAGGAGTTGGATCACACTATACCGAAGATACAAAGCAAACAAAGATGTAGACACTGTCCCAGATGAGGGGAGTGATCGATTGAGTGAGAGGAGGAAGGAAGAACTTCATTGGATACAATGGGCCCAAGAGAAGCATTTCCAGAAGGAGATACAGAAGCTTAAAGCTGGAGAGAGTGTAGAGAAGACAAGTGTCATCGTCCAATTGAACCCATATTGGGATAAGCGATCACAAGTTATCCGCGTAGGTGGTCGCCTCAACTATGCCCCGCTGCCAGAAGAAGTGAAGCACCCAATCGTTCTTCCGACTCACAATTCGTTCGTGAAGATGATTGTGATGCATTACCATAAGATTACCTTGCATCCTGGAGCGGCTCAGACTCTAGCAAGTCTACGAAACAGATATTGGATTGTCCATGGGAAACAAGAGGTGCGGCGGATACTCAATACGTGCAAAACCTGTCGAGAACCTCTCAAGATCGACCAACGAATGGCACCTTTGCCAGAGGAGCGTATATCAATCGCACCAGCATTCACTAATGTCGGTGTCGATTTTGCTGGGCCACTCTTCGTGAGGGTCACAGTTGGAGGTGAATCAACAAGCAAAGTGTACATTTGTCTGTTTTCCTGTATGGTGACTAGGGCCATACACCTTGAGCTTGTCGAAACACTGACTACTGAGCAGTTTATGTTGGCCTTGCGGAGAATGATGAGCCGAAGAGGACGATGTCGGATGATGCTGTCGGACAACGCTAAAACTTTTAAGAAGGCTTCAGACATAGTCCAGAAGATTTTCAAGAAGCAGGATGATGTTAGAGACAAGTTAGAACAAGAGGGCATACGCTGGAAGTTCATCACTGAACGTGCTCCATGGCACGGTGGGTTTTACGAGAGAATGGTTGGATCGGTAAAGAGACCATTGAAGAAGGTTCTCGGGAAATCGAAGCTCACCCAGATTGAGCTGATGACTGTTTTAACGGAAGTAGAGGCAATGGTGAACTCGCGTCCATTGACCATGGTGTCGAGTGATACAGAGGATTGGTTGCCCCTCACTCCGGGGCACCTTGCCATAGGACGAACCCCCCAGTCTCTTCCGGAGGTTGACAAGGTTACAGCACAGACCACACTTGGCAAGCGTTGGCGGTACCAACAGTCTCTTATGAAGCAATTTTGGAACAGATGGACAACAGAGTACCTTCTCCAACTCCAGCAGATGCGGAAGTGGACCGATGTAAGGGACAACCTTCAAGTTGGGGACGTTGTATTTTTGGCAGAAGAAGGGATGCGAAAGGGAGACTGGACGTTGGCCAAAGTGGAAGAGTTGCACCCAGGCAGGGACAACTTAGTGAGGTCCGTGACAGTGAGGACAGCTGCTGGTCTGAGACGGCGACCAGTACAGAAGTTAAGGTTACTTGAACCAGTAGATAATCAGTAG
- the LOC135495247 gene encoding uncharacterized protein LOC135495247, which produces MRKEDQDSQRFLWRGLDKSKEPEVYRLTTVTFGLTSSPISSIQTILDHVKTKKESYPKAVAEIEDNIFVDDVLTGEELVEDAATLTTDLKTVLYDGGFSLRKFISNKPEALSHLEERDLASFHKVATFAEESTKTLGVKYSPREDVLMFSFLERMDDRPVETRRSVLQQLHRVYDPLGMLSPFTIKAKQIFQRTWLTQGTWDDPLPEELDHEWRTWKEQVEILDEIKVPRCLKPEDFQNPIYSLHGFGDACEASYGSAIYLLAEDRPSGRKYSTLLFSKTRLSPIGKRRSIPELELIAALINARLVTYVRN; this is translated from the coding sequence ATGAGAAAAGAGGATCAGGATTCTCAGAGGTTCTTATGGAGAGgtttggacaagtccaaggaaccGGAGGTTTATCGTTTAACAACGGTGACTTTTGGTCTCACTTCATCACCAATCTCAAGTATACAGACGATTCTTGACCACGTGAAGACAAAGAAGGAATCATATCCAAAAGCTGTCGCTGAGATCGAAGACAACATCTTCGTTGATGATGTTCTTACTGGTGAGGAATTAGTAGAAGACGCGGCAACTTTaacaactgatttgaagactgTTTTGTATGACGGAGGGTTTTCTTTGCGaaaatttatttcgaacaaGCCAGAGGCGCTATCTCATTTAGAAGAGAGAGACTTAGCTTCATTTCACAAGGTTGCAACATTTGCCGAGGAAAGCACAAAGACGCTGGGCGTGAAATACTCACCACGTGAAGATgtcctcatgttttccttccttgAGAGAATGGACGATAGGCCGGTGGAGACTCGTCGTTCTGTTCTACAGCAGTTACACAGAGTATACGATCCGTTAGGAATGCTTTCTCCGTTCACCATAAAGGCAAAACAGATTTTCCAGAGAACATGGCTGACACAAGGGACATGGGACGACCCTTTACCCGAGGAGCTAGATCATGAATGGAGGACTTGGAAGGAACAAGTTGAGATCCTCGATGAAATCAAAGTTCCTCGATGCCTCAAACCTGAAGATTTCCAGAATCCAATTTACTCCCTCCATGGTTTTGGCGATGCGTGCGAAGCTTCCTACGGCAGTGCAATCTATCTCTTGGCTGAAGATAGACCATCTGGAAGGAAGTATTCTACACTGCTCTTTTCAAAGACTCGTCTGTCTCCTATTGGGAAGAGACGTAGCATTCCTGAGCTGGAACTCATTGCCGCGCTCATCAATGCTAGACTGGTGACATACGTCAGAAATTAA
- the LOC135495248 gene encoding uncharacterized protein LOC135495248: MAASLNELLEKRRITRGRFTKYITVTDTAAKEAETLVADDESNEKDVHIAIRTALSSFKRVEEVYGELSGVQDQIDYHADNDARLKAVKDDDGEVRYLKAYNHMCASIQGLEACLSPVQEASEASGKSAKSEFSPEMFAESLSKALAGVSTGVSETQLEEILSTLTHKKRVIQIPKFKGDTELFDQWRDLVGAEVRKPGYSDVEKTHVVISLLDGEVAKLVSGLKDPSYEEIIEFLENLYGDVLARIEKAVNEIASVPVVKSPTVRELDPVLNTLVANWNYIKKRTHDDPELIRSSWILTALVRRKMPKSLVRKWDSERIKEEKRTTAPSNLPIRIDDLIEKIQDAVKVARRSESLPNDPKKERSFERRPSGHALNVTPQTQESTESRCVFCDNAHQSYSCPSVSKMRVEERCERVKAARACFNCLSRFHMVKTCRSRGCKSCKKNHHTLLHFEKRSGSDNAARSNVSGSSNLTSKVPHQNKVESTAGLVKSTGSTNVVMQSGIVKLESKSRVAEGRVLLDTGSGVTFISRSMAKRLNLRGPKVEGEFILAGGEVMATTTEKVKFYLSGILPGWKGEVFEISAYILDKPSAPINAVNVDFTKMSHLRGLQLAEKFPVQANSEVDVLLGIEDTLNILKEKRIRGPPGTPMAQKTHIGWILCGPYSTQTVVNRTYCVHRVSFQEQNETEMATRFWDLEHLGIRPNESKNSTELETSALEQHRMMTTRVGDHYVTGLPRHPSYKDRILKSNRALATNRLIGLEKRLKRDPRLASEYEAQIQDLLSAGRAEKVLEDREPDNHQVWYLPHHPVVRRDKTTTKVRVVFDGSMIGYEGVSLNETLLPGPALQPDLPGVL; this comes from the coding sequence ATGGCGGCAAGTTTAAATGAGTTGCTTGAGAAGAGGCGAATCACCAGAGGTCGCTTCACAAAATATATCACTGTGACAGATACAGCTGCTAAGGAAGCTGAAAcacttgttgctgatgatgagtCTAATGAAAAAGATGTGCATATAGCGATACGTACAGctctttcttcattcaaaagGGTTGAGGAAGTTTATGGGGAGTTATCAGGAGTGCAGGATCAAATAGATTATCATGCAGACAATGATGCTCGCCTAAAAGCGGtgaaagatgatgatggtgaggtgAGATACCTCAAAGCGTACAATCATATGTGTGCTTCGATACAAGGGTTAGAGGCATGTTTATCACCTGTGCAGGAAGCAAGTGAAGCATCCGGAAAATCTGCTAAATCTGAGTTCAGCCCGGAAATGTTTGCAGAAAGCTTGTCAAAGGCTCTCGCCGGAGTGAGCACTGGCGTTTCTGAGACACAACTAGAAGAAATTCTTTCTACGCTGACGCACAAGAAGCGAGTTATTCAGATCCCAAAATTCAAGGGCGATACTGAGCTATTTGATCAATGGCGAGATCTTGTGGGTGCAGAGGTTAGAAAACCTGGGTACAGTGACGTCGAGAAGACTCATGTTGTAATTTCATTACTCGATGGAGAGGTAGCAAAGTTGGTGTCTGGTTTGAAAGACCCAAGCTACGAAGAAATAATCGAGTTCTTAGAGAATCTTTACGGAGATGTGTTAGCTCGCATTGAGAAGGCTGTCAATGAGATAGCTAGTGTTCCAGTTGTAAAAAGTCCCACAGTTCGAGAGTTGGATCCTGTGCTGAACACACTGGTGGCAAACTGGAATTACATTAAGAAGAGGACACACGATGACCCAGAGCTCATCCGATCTAGTTGGATTCTCACTGCGTTAGTAAGGAGGAAGATGCCGAAGAGTTTGGTGAGAAAGTGGGACAGCGAACGAATCAAAGAAGAAAAGAGAACGACAGCTCCGTCCAACCTTCCAATTCGAATTGACGACTTGATCGAGAAGATCCAAGATGCAGTGAAGGTTGCTAGAAGGTCAGAGTCCCTTCCAAACGATCCAAAAAAGGAAAGATCATTTGAAAGGCGTCCATCTGGCCACGCCTTGAATGTGACCCCACAAACACAGGAGAGTACCGAAAGTCGGTGTGTCTTTTGTGATAATGCACACCAATCCTATTCGTGTCCGTCCGTTTCCAAGATGCGTGTTGAGGAGAGATGCGAGCGTGTGAAAGCAGCAAGGGCTTGCTTCAATTGCTTGTCGAGATTCCACATGGTAAAAACATGTCGATCTAGGGGATGCAAATCGTGTAAGAAGAATCACCATACTTTGCTCCACTTCGAGAAAAGAAGTGGAAGTGACAACGCTGCGAGAAGTAATGTATCAGGTTCTTCTAACCTTACATCAAAGGTACCACATCAGAACAAAGTTGAATCGACTGCAGGACTGGTCAAGTCTACTGGTTCAACGAATGTCGTCATGCAGAGCGGCATAGTCAAACTTGAGTCAAAGTCTAGGGTTGCGGAAGGTCGCGTGTTACTGGACACCGGGAGTGGTGTTACGTTCATAAGCCGTTCAATGGCAAAAAGATTGAATTTGAGAGGCcccaaggttgaaggtgagttcATCTTGGCAGGTGGAGAGGTGATGGCTACCACTACTGAGAAGGTCAAGTTCTATCTATCGGGAATTCTTCCTGGCTGGAAGGGAGAAGTTTTCGAAATTTCTGCGTACATTTTGGACAAGCCAAGTGCTCCGATAAATGCTGTCAACGTGGATTTCACCAAGATGAGTCATTTGAGGGGTCTACAGCTCGCGGAAAAATTTCCTGTCCAGGCAAACTCTGAAGTGGATGTTCTTCTGGGCATTGAAGACACTCTCAACATCTTAAAAGAGAAGAGAATCAGAGGGCCTCCAGGAACGCCCATGGCACAGAAGACTCACATAGGCTGGATCCTATGTGGGCCGTACTCAACCCAGACCGTAGTCAACCGTACTTATTGTGTCCACCGCGTCAGCTtccaagaacaaaatgaaactgagATGGCAACCCGTTTTTGGGACCTTGAACACCTGGGAATTCGTCCTAATGAGAGTAAGAACTCGACTGAACTTGAGACTTCGGCCTTGGAGCAACACCGAATGATGACAACACGAGTAGGAGACCATTATGTGACTGGATTACCACGTCATCCAAGTTACAAGGATAGGATCCTCAAAAGCAACAGAGCCTTAGCTACAAATCGTCTAATAGGACTCGAGAAGAGACTGAAGAGAGACCCCAGATTAGCATCCGAGTATGAAGCTCAGATTCAAGACCTGCTCTCAGCTGGAAGAGCCGAAAAGGTATTGGAGGATAGAGAGCCTGACAATCATCAGGTTTGGTACCTTCCTCACCATCCAGTCGTGCGAAGAGATAAGACGACGACCAAAGTGCGTGTTGTTTTTGATGGGTCCATGATTGGATATGAAGGTGTATCGTTAAATGAGACATTGCTGCCAGGGCCAGCATTGCAGCCGGATCTCCCAGGGGTTTTGTAG